A window of Juglans regia cultivar Chandler chromosome 7, Walnut 2.0, whole genome shotgun sequence contains these coding sequences:
- the LOC109018700 gene encoding 30S ribosomal protein S1, chloroplastic-like isoform X1, with translation MASLAQQFTGLRCPPLSSSRLSKPFFPPKQTHKPSALSPIVSAAVAISNAQTKERAQLKQLFEEAYERCRTDPTEGVAFTLEDFHSALDIYDFNSEMGTKVKGTVFSTDKNGALVDITAKSSAYLPVQEACIYKIKHVEEAGIVPGLKEEFVIIGENEVDDSLILSLRTIQYQLAWERCRQLQAEDVVVKGKVVSGNKGGVVALVEGLRGFVPFSQISSKSTAEELLNKELPLKFVEVDEEQSRLVFSNRKAMADSQAQLGIGSVVIGTVQSLKPYGAFIDIGGINGLLHVSQISHDRVSDIAMVLQPGDTLKVMILSHDRERGRVSLSSKKLEPTPGDMIRNPKLVFEKAEEMAQTFRQRIAQAEAMARADMLRFQPEVSGLTLGSDGILGPLTSDLPAEGLNLSGVSPAVES, from the exons ATGGCGTCCTTGGCTCAGCAATTCACAGGCCTGAGATGCCCGCCGCTCTCTTCCTCGCGACTCTCAAAGCCCTTCTTTCCTCCTAAACAAACCCACAAGCCTTCTGCCCTCTCCCCCATTGTCTCGGCAGCAGTGGCAATCTCAAACGCACAGACCAAAGAGAGGGCCCAACTCAAACAACTCTTCGAGGAAGCCTACGAGCGGTGTCGTACTGACCCTACAGAAGGCGTGGCATTCACTCTCGAGGACTTCCACTCTGCTCTCGACATATACGACTTCAATTCTGAGATGGGGACCAAG GTCAAAGGAACAGTGTTCAGTACGGATAAGAATGGTGCCCTAGTTGACATTACTGCAAAGTCTTCGGCATACTTGCCAGTCCAAGAGGCTTgcatttacaaaataaaacacGTGGAAGAAGCTGGCATAGTTCCTGGTCTGAAAGAGGAGTTTGTAATTATTGGTGAAAATGAAGTTGATGATAGCTTGATCCTAAGCTTAAGAACTATCCAGTATCAACTTGCATGGGAAAGATGTAGACAGCTTCAAGCTGAGGATGTTGTCGTCAAGGGTAAG GTTGTCAGTGGAAATAAAGGTGGAGTAGTTGCTTTGGTGGAAGGCCTTAGAGGGTTTGTGCCTTTTTCACAGATATCATCG AAATCAACTGCAGAGGAGCTCCTTAATAAGGAGCTTCCACTGAAGTTTGTGGAGGTTGATGAGGAACAGTCAAGGCTTGTCTTCAGTAACCGAAAAGCCATGGCTGATAGCCAGGCACAACTAGGAATTGGATCAGTGGTTATTGGAACTGTGCAGAGCCTAAAACCATATGGTGCCTTCATTGACATTGGTGGAATCAATGGCCTTCTTCATGTTAGTCAGATCAGTCATGATCGTGTCTCAGATATTGCAATGGTACTTCAACCTGGTGATACTCTCAAG GTCATGATATTGAGCCATGACCGTGAGAGAGGCCGAGTCAGTCTTTCCTCCAAGAAGTTAGAACCTACTCCTGGAGACATGATTCGCAATCCAAAGCTTGTTTTTGAGAAG GCGGAGGAAATGGCTCAGACATTCAGGCAGAGGATAGCTCAAGCAGAAGCTATGGCTCGTGCAGACATGCTTAGATTCCAGCCTGAGGTA AGTGGACTGACTCTCGGCTCTGACGGAATTTTGGGTCCTCTCACTTCAGACTTGCCAGCAGAAGGTCTAAATCTGAGTGGTGTTTCTCCGGCAGTAGAATCATGA
- the LOC109018700 gene encoding 30S ribosomal protein S1, chloroplastic-like isoform X2, giving the protein MASLAQQFTGLRCPPLSSSRLSKPFFPPKQTHKPSALSPIVSAAVAISNAQTKERAQLKQLFEEAYERCRTDPTEGVAFTLEDFHSALDIYDFNSEMGTKVKGTVFSTDKNGALVDITAKSSAYLPVQEACIYKIKHVEEAGIVPGLKEEFVIIGENEVDDSLILSLRTIQYQLAWERCRQLQAEDVVVKGKVVSGNKGGVVALVEGLRGFVPFSQISSKSTAEELLNKELPLKFVEVDEEQSRLVFSNRKAMADSQAQLGIGSVVIGTVQSLKPYGAFIDIGGINGLLHVSQISHDRVSDIAMVLQPGDTLKVMILSHDRERGRVSLSSKKLEPTPGDMIRNPKLVFEKAEEMAQTFRQRIAQAEAMARADMLRFQPESGLTLGSDGILGPLTSDLPAEGLNLSGVSPAVES; this is encoded by the exons ATGGCGTCCTTGGCTCAGCAATTCACAGGCCTGAGATGCCCGCCGCTCTCTTCCTCGCGACTCTCAAAGCCCTTCTTTCCTCCTAAACAAACCCACAAGCCTTCTGCCCTCTCCCCCATTGTCTCGGCAGCAGTGGCAATCTCAAACGCACAGACCAAAGAGAGGGCCCAACTCAAACAACTCTTCGAGGAAGCCTACGAGCGGTGTCGTACTGACCCTACAGAAGGCGTGGCATTCACTCTCGAGGACTTCCACTCTGCTCTCGACATATACGACTTCAATTCTGAGATGGGGACCAAG GTCAAAGGAACAGTGTTCAGTACGGATAAGAATGGTGCCCTAGTTGACATTACTGCAAAGTCTTCGGCATACTTGCCAGTCCAAGAGGCTTgcatttacaaaataaaacacGTGGAAGAAGCTGGCATAGTTCCTGGTCTGAAAGAGGAGTTTGTAATTATTGGTGAAAATGAAGTTGATGATAGCTTGATCCTAAGCTTAAGAACTATCCAGTATCAACTTGCATGGGAAAGATGTAGACAGCTTCAAGCTGAGGATGTTGTCGTCAAGGGTAAG GTTGTCAGTGGAAATAAAGGTGGAGTAGTTGCTTTGGTGGAAGGCCTTAGAGGGTTTGTGCCTTTTTCACAGATATCATCG AAATCAACTGCAGAGGAGCTCCTTAATAAGGAGCTTCCACTGAAGTTTGTGGAGGTTGATGAGGAACAGTCAAGGCTTGTCTTCAGTAACCGAAAAGCCATGGCTGATAGCCAGGCACAACTAGGAATTGGATCAGTGGTTATTGGAACTGTGCAGAGCCTAAAACCATATGGTGCCTTCATTGACATTGGTGGAATCAATGGCCTTCTTCATGTTAGTCAGATCAGTCATGATCGTGTCTCAGATATTGCAATGGTACTTCAACCTGGTGATACTCTCAAG GTCATGATATTGAGCCATGACCGTGAGAGAGGCCGAGTCAGTCTTTCCTCCAAGAAGTTAGAACCTACTCCTGGAGACATGATTCGCAATCCAAAGCTTGTTTTTGAGAAG GCGGAGGAAATGGCTCAGACATTCAGGCAGAGGATAGCTCAAGCAGAAGCTATGGCTCGTGCAGACATGCTTAGATTCCAGCCTGAG AGTGGACTGACTCTCGGCTCTGACGGAATTTTGGGTCCTCTCACTTCAGACTTGCCAGCAGAAGGTCTAAATCTGAGTGGTGTTTCTCCGGCAGTAGAATCATGA